From Equus przewalskii isolate Varuska chromosome 2, EquPr2, whole genome shotgun sequence:
GGCAGGGACGGCGCAGGTGGAGCGCAGCTGGTCACCCGGGAAAGAAGCGGGAAGGATCAGCGGCTAGGGTGGGCCAGGGCAGGCGCCGCCAGCTCCCAGCGACAGCGAGCGGACAGTGTGGGAAGTCACTGGACGGGGCCTGTGTCCTCCCCGCCCCTCGACTGGTCCCAGCCACCCCACGGAGCACCTGCCTTTGGgcagtcactcaacctctctgtgcctcagtgtcctccttcGTGAAGTGAACAGCACCAACCTCTCAGGtcgttcactcactcattcgACAAGTGTTggttgagggcctactatgtggaGGCGCCATTCTAGGCTCAGGCTCGGGGAACTAGCACCGAACAGACAGCTGGGCGCGGCTCTAAGTGAGCTCATGTTCTACCGGAGGAGCCAGACAAGAAGCAAGCAAACACACCCGTTTCTGAGAACGagggatacagagaacagagcaATGGCTGCTGCCACAGGCAACGATGTAGGGAGAGGTGGCCCCACGACATTATGCTCACGGAAGGCCTATCATTCGAGCTGAGCCCTCAATGATGAAAAGGAACCAGCAcgtgtgaccctgggaaagtgcactccaggcaaaaggaacagcaagtgcaaaggccccgaggtggCCATGAGCATCCAGGCtccaggaacagcaaggaggccagcgaGGCTGGAGTGAAGAGCCAGGAGGCAGATAGTCAGGGGTCATGTCACCGAGCCAGTGGAGGCCAGGTCACGCCTCAGAAATCTGGATAAAGATTTTGGATTTGACTCTAAGTGCTAAGTACTCTGAGTGACATGATCTATTCCCACgtttaaaaatttcttccagcTGCTGTGTCAAAAATGGACAGTAATTGAGGCAAAAGCGGCCAGAGGGAGACCAGCCAGGAGGCCACTGAGGttgctggggggcgggggaggggagacgGGCAATAAAATATAGAGATGATTCCCATACAGAGTTCTGCAGGGACTTGGCATACAATAAATGCTCACACTGTGGCagttctctcattcattcaacaaacgctCGGTGAGCACTGTCTCTGTGCCTGTGACTGTGCCAGTGGCCGAGAGAGCAGACACGGTACCGAAGGTGCTCACTGCGGCGGGTGGAACAGACGGAGGAACAGCAGCACCTGGTGGGGGCTCCGGCAGGTGCGCAGGCAAGTTgggccccctcctctgcccccccTCCCTGACCCCGGTTCCCGCGTGAGTTGCGGGCTCAGGGCCGCACCTGCAATCCAGTCGTAACCCAGGTACGGTCGGAGGCGCCAGATCCTCTCAGGTACTGGAGACTCCTTCTTGAAGGTCACTCTCGGCTGACGAGAGGGGTAGAGAGGGGCAAGGGCTAGGCCAGCAGGCCCGGCCCAAAGGAGGCCCCACCTTGGGGGAGAGAGGGGGGCCATTTCTTAACTACACCCTGACATGGGCCCCAGGGCTCAGCCGAGGGCGTGGGAGCCGGAAGACAAGAGTGTGGCCCCCCGCCCTTCTGTGTGTCACTGTGAACAAGTCCAGCCCCCGAGCCTCGGTCTTCCCATCCGTGTAATGGGGCTCATCACCTTCTTCCCAAAGTGCCGTCTGAGACACTGACGGCCACCACTGATCATGCACTTAGGCTGAACGGGACACGACTCCAGGTACCTCCCAGAAGCCTTTCACTCTGCAAGGGCGGCTGCCCATGAGTGCATTTgtcagatagggaaactgaggctcaaggaaaCCCTTATCAACAGATGCCCCACTCCAGTGTTACCTTGGGCAGCTTGCTTTGTTGATCCGGGGCGGACCTCATGGCCTGTGCCTCCTGGAGTAGACTGTCCAGCTCTGCCGACAGCTCTGGGTCATTCGAGTCTGAGGAGGCCGGCAAGGGTGCCGAGTGGGGCCTCAGTGGCCCCAGGGACTCCTGGTGCCGGCATTTGGTGGGTGGGGGAGAGCTCCCCCCAGAGCTGGCCCCGCCAGGCCAGGACATATCACAGGGGTCACCTTGCTGGGCATCCTGTGGACAGGAGGCTCTCGAGGCCATTGAGGACATCTCCTGAGAGGGTGGCGTCTCTGAGTCGTAGCTGCTGCTGGAGTCCAGGCTCGACTGGAACAGAGAGGCCAGGTCACCCAGGGGCGGCCCAGCCACCCGCTCAGCTGGTCTGCACTAGGCAGGAAGACCCGGTTCCTCATCCCTGCTCCAGCCTCCACTGGGCCTTCCCTCGCcgggcctcggttttctcatcatCAGTAAAGTGGGCGCGCTGCCCGGGATGCCGCTGGAGGCCTGGATTCCGGCCCAAGAGGCTggcagccccttcctccctcacgGGGACTCCTGAGGTGGGTGCTCACCGCGGAGGCTGCCTTGGCCACCGAGCGCCGCACGGCCTCCTGCCCGGCCCGCAGCTGCCTCAGGAGCTCCAGGCTGAGCTGCCGCAGCTGCCGCACGTCCTTGGTCTCCACCATCCCAGGCCCCTCGGTGGGAGTCgctaaccctgggctgcagagcacCCTCAGCGCTGGGTTCCAGGCCACCTCTTCTACCTGAAGCCAAGACAGCGTGACATGGAGCTGCGGAGGCCGCCCTGTGGAGCCAGAGGCGTGGGTTCGAATCCCCACTCTGATACTCCCTGActgtgcagccttgggcaagttacttaacctctctgtgcctcagtttcctcatctgccaaacaGAGATGATAACAGTATCTCCCGCATAAGGCTGTTGTAAGGTTTAAAGGAGGTAGTGCACGTGAAGTCTTAgtacagcgcctggca
This genomic window contains:
- the MIIP gene encoding migration and invasion-inhibitory protein isoform X7, with protein sequence MVETKDVRQLRQLSLELLRQLRAGQEAVRRSVAKAASASSLDSSSSYDSETPPSQEMSSMASRASCPQDAQQGDPCDMSWPGGASSGGSSPPPTKCRHQESLGPLRPHSAPLPASSDSNDPELSAELDSLLQEAQAMRSAPDQQSKLPKPRVTFKKESPVPERIWRLRPYLGYDWIAGSLDNSSPVTSKPEAFFSKLQKFREANQEECVCSDPKPQILGLREGGGVKGDHECVYCYRVNRRLFLVPSDPGTPCRLCRTPRDQRGPETLAEPAQVRVSVPLSVLDPPHQYRIHRRKSFDASDTLALPRALPTRVPPATPIWSEPQVP
- the MIIP gene encoding migration and invasion-inhibitory protein isoform X6, which encodes MVETKDVRQLRQLSLELLRQLRAGQEAVRRSVAKAASASSLDSSSSYDSETPPSQEMSSMASRASCPQDAQQGDPCDMSWPGGASSGGSSPPPTKCRHQESLGPLRPHSAPLPASSDSNDPELSAELDSLLQEAQAMRSAPDQQSKLPKPRVTFKKESPVPERIWRLRPYLGYDWIAGSLDNSSPVTSKPEAFFSKLQKFREANQEECVCSDPKPQILGLREGGGVKGDHECVYCYRVNRRLFLVPSDPGTPCRLCRTPRDQRGPETLAEPAQVRVSVPLSVLDPPHQYRIHRRKSFDASDTLALPRGLLLPASYCIPPRKVTQTIRPCPRGSHLPPRSGQNPRSPDPAPPG
- the MIIP gene encoding migration and invasion-inhibitory protein isoform X8; amino-acid sequence: MVETKDVRQLRQLSLELLRQLRAGQEAVRRSVAKAASASSLDSSSSYDSETPPSQEMSSMASRASCPQDAQQGDPCDMSWPGGASSGGSSPPPTKCRHQESLGPLRPHSAPLPASSDSNDPELSAELDSLLQEAQAMRSAPDQQSKLPKPRVTFKKESPVPERIWRLRPYLGYDWIAGSLDNSSPVTSKPEAFFSKLQKFREANQEECVCSDPKPQILGLREGGGVKGDHECVYCYRVNRRLFLVPSDPGTPCRLCRTPRDQRGPETLAEPAQVRVSVPLSVLDPPHQYRIHRRKSFDASDTLALPRDIRVSSLERCVFKSFAHF